In Streptomyces sp. P3, one DNA window encodes the following:
- a CDS encoding lanthionine synthetase C family protein, with protein MNYDAPPTPTGPGWGQSLYSGAAGVALLHAVRAHTGEGEREALRPWAAAMLKGPIQAAAEACGLYEGAPAVAYVLSFTHTNTATRALATLDTHLADVTGQRLKRAHARIDRGALPTLGEFDLISGLTGLGVYHLHRGHKTELRDVLAYLVRLTEPITIEAQRLPGWWTGDSPDLRPTPRWPGGHGNFGLAHGIAGPLALLATSLCHAHTVPGQTQAITRICDWLDRWRNGTGSRAWWPDLITRAEHRRGELQRPGPKRPSWCYGTPGIARAQQLAGLALGDRDRQRQAEQALAGCLADDQQLAQLTDASLCHGWAGLIQTVSRAAADALEDELASHLRRLNVRLNKHLDHHGLPDGAGLMDGTAGIHLVRLTDPVNTAITAPWDRCLLLTG; from the coding sequence ATGAACTACGACGCGCCGCCCACACCCACCGGGCCCGGCTGGGGGCAGTCGCTGTACTCCGGCGCGGCGGGAGTCGCGCTGCTGCACGCCGTCAGGGCCCACACCGGCGAAGGCGAGAGGGAAGCACTCCGGCCATGGGCCGCCGCCATGCTCAAGGGCCCTATCCAGGCCGCCGCCGAAGCATGCGGTCTGTACGAGGGCGCTCCGGCCGTCGCGTACGTCCTCAGCTTCACGCACACAAACACCGCCACGCGCGCTCTGGCGACCCTGGACACACACCTCGCCGACGTCACAGGCCAACGACTCAAGCGGGCACATGCCCGCATCGATCGTGGCGCGTTGCCTACCCTGGGCGAGTTCGACCTCATCAGCGGACTGACCGGGCTGGGCGTGTACCACCTGCACCGCGGCCACAAGACGGAGCTTCGGGACGTCCTCGCCTACCTGGTGCGGCTGACGGAACCGATCACCATCGAAGCGCAACGTCTGCCCGGCTGGTGGACGGGAGACAGCCCCGATCTGCGACCGACGCCGCGGTGGCCCGGCGGACACGGCAACTTCGGCCTCGCCCACGGCATCGCCGGGCCGCTGGCGCTGCTGGCCACGTCACTGTGCCACGCCCACACGGTGCCTGGACAGACGCAAGCCATCACCCGGATCTGCGACTGGCTCGACCGGTGGCGCAACGGCACCGGCTCGCGCGCTTGGTGGCCGGACCTGATCACCCGAGCCGAACACCGACGCGGCGAACTCCAGCGTCCAGGACCGAAACGCCCGTCCTGGTGTTATGGCACCCCTGGCATCGCCCGCGCCCAGCAACTCGCCGGCCTCGCCCTCGGCGACCGTGACCGGCAACGGCAAGCCGAGCAGGCCCTGGCCGGATGTCTGGCCGACGACCAGCAGCTCGCCCAGCTCACTGACGCATCCCTCTGCCACGGCTGGGCGGGGCTCATACAGACCGTCTCCCGTGCCGCCGCCGACGCCCTCGAAGACGAACTCGCGTCGCATCTACGTCGCCTGAACGTCCGCCTCAACAAGCACCTGGACCACCACGGGCTGCCGGACGGCGCCGGCCTGATGGACGGCACGGCAGGTATCCACCTGGTCCGACTCACCGACCCCGTCAACACGGCGATCACCGCCCCCTGGGACCGCTGCCTGCTCCTGACAGGGTGA